In Nicotiana tabacum cultivar K326 chromosome 17, ASM71507v2, whole genome shotgun sequence, one DNA window encodes the following:
- the LOC107778295 gene encoding putative fructokinase-6, chloroplastic, producing the protein MALLHSPSFCFSGVSTSSQASRSFPAPRRCSVKAAPFLSQSLPFFPRCQLQGRALPSDNGQLEKDESSLVVCFGEMLIDFVPTTSGLSLAEAPAFKKAPGGAPANVAVGISRLGGSSAFIGKVGEDEFGYMLADILKENNVNNDGMRFDPGARTALAFVTLRKDGEREFMFYRNPSADMLLQEDELDLELIRKAKIFHYGSISLITEPCKSAHIAATRAAKDAGVILSYDPNLRLPLWPSAESAREGILSIWETADIIKISEEEISFLTHGEDPYDDNVVRKLYHPNLKLLLVTEGPEGCRYYTKDFSGRVKGLKVDAVDTTGAGDAFVAGILSQLASNVSLLQDEDKLRDALCFANACGALTVMERGAIPALPTREVVLNSLLKSVS; encoded by the exons ATGGCTCTTCTTCATTCTCCTAGTTTCTGCTTCAGTGGAGTTTCCACTTCAAGTCAAGCTTCTAGAAGTTTCCCTGCCCCTAGAAGATGCAGTGTGAAAGCAGCACCTTTTCTCTCCCAGTCTCTGCCTTTCTTTCCTCGATGCCAACTTCAAG GAAGAGCATTGCCAAGCGACAATGGGCAATTGGAGAAGGACGAATCTTCACTTGTTGTATGCTTTGGAGAAATGCTCATTGATTTTGTTCCGACCACAAGTGGGCTGTCATTAGCTGAAGCACCTGCATTTAAAAAGGCTCCTGGTGGTGCACCAGCTAATGTTGCTGTTGGCATTTCCCGTCTTGGTGGTTCCTCAGCTTTCATTGGGAAG GTTGGTGAAGACGAATTTGGCTACATGCTTGCTGATATTTTGAAGGAGAACAACGTCAATAATGATGGAATGCGCTTTGATCCAGGTGCTCGTACTGCTTTAGCATTTGTAACACTGAGAAAGGATGGAGAGCGTGAATTTATGTTCTATCGTAACCCGAGTGCTGATATGTTGCTTCAAGAGGATGAACTCGATTTAGAGTTGATCAGGAAG GCAAAAATTTTTCATTACGGCTCCATAAGTCTGATTACAGAGCCATGCAAATCAGCCCATATCGCAGCTACAAGAGCTGCGAAGGATGCTGGTGTAATCTTGTCCTATGATCCAAATTTGAGGCTTCCACTGTGGCCATCTGCGGAAAGTGCTAGAGAAGGAATCCTTAGCATATGGGAAACTGCTGATATAATTAAG ATAAGTGAAGAAGAGATTTCTTTTTTGACGCATGGAGAAGATCCTTATGATGATAATGTTGTTCGGAAGTTGTACCATCCAAATCTCAAGTTACTTCTCGTCACAGAAGGCCCAGAAGGTTGCCGATATTACACCAAG GATTTCAGTGGGCGAGTTAAGGGTCTAAAGGTGGATGCTGTAGACACCACTGGCGCTGGAGATGCTTTTGTAGCTGGAATATTGTCACAGCTAGCATCTAATGTCTCACTGCTTCAG GATGAGGACAAACTTCGAGATGCCCTTTGTTTTGCTAATGCTTGCGGTGCATTGACTGTGATGGAGAGAGGAGCAATTCCAGCTTTGCCAACAAGAGAAGTTGTGTTGAATTCCTTGCTCAAGTCAGTTTCATAA